The Heteronotia binoei isolate CCM8104 ecotype False Entrance Well chromosome 14, APGP_CSIRO_Hbin_v1, whole genome shotgun sequence genome has a window encoding:
- the LOC132582529 gene encoding metallothionein: MDPQDCPCADGGSCTCAGSCKCKNCKCTSCKKSCCSCCPAGCAKCAKGCVCKEPLSNKCSCCS; the protein is encoded by the exons ATGGATCCTCAGGACTGCCCATGCGCTGATG gTGGTTCTTGTACCTGTGCTGGTTCCTGCAAATGCAAAAATTGCAAGTGTACTTCCTGCAAAAAAA GCTGCTGTTCCTGTTGCCCAGCTGGCTGCGCCAAATGTGCCAAGGGCTGTGTCTGCAAAGAACCTCTGTCGAATAAGTGCAGCTGTTGCAGCTAA
- the LOC132582147 gene encoding metallothionein-1: MDAEDCPCVSGGLCTCGNNCQCKNCKCKSCRKSCCSCCPVGCAKCAQGCICKGQPAAKCSCCK; encoded by the exons ATGGACGCTGAAGACTGTCCCTGCGTTAGTG GTGGTCTGTGCACCTGTGGCAACAACTGTCAGTGCAAAAATTGCAAGTGCAAATCGTGCAGAAAAA GTTGCTGTTCCTGTTGCCCGGTTGGCTGTGCCAAGTGTGCCCAGGGCTGTATCTGCAAAGGGCAGCCTGCCGCAAAGTGCAGCTGCTGCAAGTGA